The proteins below are encoded in one region of Myxocyprinus asiaticus isolate MX2 ecotype Aquarium Trade chromosome 13, UBuf_Myxa_2, whole genome shotgun sequence:
- the LOC127450358 gene encoding 5-hydroxytryptamine receptor 3A-like — translation MVLKHKITLLLLIFTSLIELTSGNSTMSMIGDRGCDQRCLAQALIEKELLSAPQGDNCTIVVNITSIQYETLSFDTKVMQMTSRIKVNMEWKDPDLGWQRNYSFPTIVMPVEKIWIPGIVLDNAIDTSMEPYTNDVQVRRDGTVDHSVVLFTTVSCEINLFNYPFVNGECPVAINGWSQKACALTLQIADNVSLVGGSRGEWQTMSVTKVSDVAQPDRSYLRVKLSINPFGAFVTMILPSGLILLADLVSFALPFEGGERNSFKVTLVLSFTMFLLILNDHLPNGGNCSPLLHYHFSFCLVCLVLSMLMSIVLTRLSVDASILPCRRSKVHPSNSTKTQNDSLDQVKDTGSEISLLQKIVNVLEDMDKGDDEKESNMAFAYLMDKFCFAFFVSVYIIYAIIIIGITRTDICKVNNLDFWDDSKATDYSYDYSFYYY, via the exons ATGGTTCTTAAACACAAGATCACATTGTTGCTGCTCATCTTCACATCTTTGATTG AACTGACTAGTGGAAATTCAACAATGTCAATGATCGGCGACAGAGGCTGTGATCAGCGATGTCTGGCACAAGCTCTGATTGAAAAAGAACTACTGAGTGCGCCACAGGGTGATAACTGCACCATCGTAGTAAACATCACTTCAATACAATATGAGACACTGTCTTTT GATACAAAGGTCATGCAAATGACCAGCCGTATCAAGGTTAACATG GAATGGAAGGATCCTGATCTTGGGTGGCAAAGGAATTATAGCTTTCCAACAATTGTCATGCCGGTTGAGAAAATCTGGATTCCTGGGATTGTTTTGGACAATGC AATAGACACATCTATGGAGCCGTACACTAATGATGTGCAGGTGAGGAGGGATGGCACTGTGGATCATTCAGTTGTCTTGTTCACCACAGTGAGCTGTGAAATCAACCTTTTCAACTACCCCTTTGTGAATGGAGAATGTCCTGTGGCCATCAATGGATGGAGCCAGAAAG CTTGTGCACTCACACTCCAGATCGCTGATAACGTATCTCTGGTTGGGGGTTCTCGAGGAGAGTGGCAGACTATGAGTGTCACCAAAGTTTCAGATGTGGCACAACCAGATCGCAGTTATCTCCGT GTCAAACTGTCTATCAACCCCTTCGGTGCTTTTGTGACCATGATTCTGCCCAGTGGACTGATATTGCTGGCCGACCTGGTGAGCTTCGCTCTGCCATTTGAAGGAGGAGAACGCAACTCTTTTAAGGTCACATTGGTCCTGAGCTTTACCATGTTCCTCCTCATCTTaaatgaccacctgcctaacgGCGGCAACTGCAGCCCTCTGCTCC ATTATCACTTTAGCTTCTGTCTGGTGTGTTTGGTGCTGAGTATGCTGATGTCTATAGTGCTCACACGTCTGTCAGTAGATGCCAGTATTTTGCCATGCAGACGCTCAAAGGTTCATCCTTCTAACAGCACCAAAACTCAAAATGACAGCCTGGATCAAGTGAAAG ATACTGGTTCAGAGATTTCTTTACTCCAGAAAATAGTCAATGTTTTGGAGGATATGGATAAAGGAGACGATGAGAAGGAGAGTAACATGGCTTTCGCATACCTCATGGACAAATTCTGTTTTGCCTTTTTTGTAAGCGTTTACATCATTTATGCCATAATTATCATTGGTATCACCCGAACAGACATCTGTAAGGTTAATAATCTAGACTTTTGGGATGATTCTAAGGCTACAGATTACTCCTATGACTACTCattctactactactaa